A stretch of the Papaver somniferum cultivar HN1 chromosome 6, ASM357369v1, whole genome shotgun sequence genome encodes the following:
- the LOC113286189 gene encoding cytochrome P450 81E8-like, whose protein sequence is MKSTFYDLTINIMMRMIAGKRYYSCEDEEVTERDKEEGKRFRDILYDTVSLGGEKTILVDFIPFFRWIGFEGIERRVVKLKEKREAFFQELIEQRRGFLIETGIDSNISGENERDGVRKKMTMIDVLLLLQQNEPHYYADQMIHGLMGVLLSAVTDTSAGTTEWAMSLLLNNPPVLKKAQAEIDIQVGQERLMNESDLAKLPYLHAIIVETLRLYPAGPLLVPHESSADCVIGGYHIPRGTMLLVNLWAIQNDPKLWDEPNKFKPERFEGIEGGNRDGFMLMPFGTGRRGCPGEGLAMRLVGLALGSLIQCFEWDRLNGEEMVDMTEGTGLALPRAQPLEAKCRPRANMPSLLAQIV, encoded by the exons ATGAAGTCAACGTTTTATGATCTTACAATCAATATCATGATGAGAATGATTGCAGGGAAGAGATACTACTCCTGTGAAGATGAGGAAGTTACGGAGAGAGATAAAGAAGAAGGCAAAAGATTTAGAGATATATTATATGATACAGTCTCTTTAGGTGGTGAAAAAACCATACTTGTTGACTTCATACCATTTTTTAGATGGATTGGATTTGAAGGAATAGAGAGACGTGTGGTGAAATTGAAGGAAAAGAGAGAAGCGTTCTTCCAGGAATTAATCGAACAACGACGAGGATTTTTGATAGAAACAGGAATTGATAGTAACATCAGTGGTGAAAATGAAAGGGATGGGGTTAGAAAGAAGATGACTATGATTGATGTTTTGCTTTTGCTTCAACAAAATGAACCACATTACTACGCTGATCAAATGATCCATGGTCTTATGGGG GTATTGTTATCAGCAGTAACAGACACTTCAGCGGGAACTACGGAATGGGCGATGTCCTTATTGCTTAATAATCCTCCAGTCCTGAAGAAAGCCCAAGCCGAAATTGATATCCAAGTTGGACAAGAAAGATTGATGAATGAATCAGACCTTGCCAAACTCCCGTACCTTCACGCTATCATCGTCGAAACTCTTCGATTGTACCCAGCAGGCCCTCTGTTAGTACCACATGAATCATCGGCGGATTGCGTTATAGGAGGTTACCACATTCCGCGTGGGACGATGCTTCTTGTAAACTTGTGGGCTATACAAAATGATCCAAAGCTATGGGATGAGCCCAATAAGTTTAAACCTGAGAGATTTGAAGGGATTGAAGGAGGGAACAGAGATGGGTTCATGCTGATGCCATTTGGGACAGGAAGGAGAGGTTGTCCTGGTGAGGGTTTGGCTATGCGCCTGGTTGGATTAGCTTTGGGGTCTTTAATTCAGTGTTTTGAATGGGACAGACTGAATGGGGAGGAAATGGTGGACATGACCGAAGGGACTGGACTAGCGTTGCCTAGGGCTCAACCGTTGGAAGCAAAGTGTAGGCCTCGAGCAAACATGCCCAGTCTTTTGGCTCAAATAGtctga